In Syntrophorhabdaceae bacterium, one genomic interval encodes:
- a CDS encoding flagellar hook capping FlgD N-terminal domain-containing protein: MAIQSVTDYIQTTGTTTGAATSTGTNVSVSKDDFLKILIEQIKYQDPLEPMKPDQFLTQLSQLTQVEQLQNIADSLESMKTVSEQGTITEWLSAIGKKIGVDGNILSNGDEVVLTPAEDYDTVTLALKSTKDGNITEVNFTKGDSLTYTNQGTDDVLIAAVAKKDNATINCGISTFRTVKGIVTSDSGYQVVAGNGDLYPVTAIKQIMN; the protein is encoded by the coding sequence ATGGCGATACAGAGCGTAACAGATTATATTCAAACGACCGGCACAACGACAGGCGCAGCTACATCAACAGGCACTAATGTGAGTGTGAGCAAGGATGATTTCCTGAAGATACTCATTGAGCAGATCAAATATCAGGACCCTCTGGAACCGATGAAGCCCGACCAGTTTCTGACACAGCTATCCCAGCTAACCCAGGTGGAACAGCTGCAGAATATTGCAGACAGTCTTGAGTCAATGAAAACGGTGAGCGAGCAGGGGACCATTACCGAATGGCTTTCAGCAATAGGTAAAAAGATCGGCGTCGACGGCAATATCCTGTCGAACGGTGACGAGGTTGTTCTGACACCCGCAGAGGATTACGATACGGTAACACTGGCGCTGAAGAGCACGAAGGACGGGAATATCACGGAGGTCAATTTTACGAAAGGTGACAGCCTGACATATACGAATCAGGGGACTGACGACGTCCTCATTGCGGCAGTGGCTAAAAAAGATAACGCGACGATCAACTGCGGGATAAGCACGTTCAGGACCGTTAAAGGTATCGTAACATCTGACAGCGGGTATCAGGTGGTAGCAGGCAACGGGGACCTTTATCCCGTAACTGCAATAAAGCAAATAATGAACTAA